In Geotalea uraniireducens, the genomic window TGTTGGTGGCCGTGGCATTCTTGAGAATCAGCCCGACCGACAGTGGCGTGCTCTTGAGGAACGCTTCCTCATCGGCGGTGAGTGCTGTCTTCGATTTGATCTTCCCGGCGATGGACTGCATCTTGCCGGCCACATAGACCATCAGGTTCTTGTTGGCATCGGTGATGTCGGCACAGGCCCCGGCGGTATCACGTCCTTGGGCGGAGCCGCTGATGAAGGAGTCGAAACTGTTGTTCTTGTCGCACGGGGGGATGTACTGGGCCTGGTAGGTGGTACCGGTCGTTGCCGGGTTCTGGATTACCACATCACCGATGAAGCCGCGCACCAGCTTGACGTAATCGCTGCTCATCCCTTTTTTGCCGGCAAGATTCTCCAGCACCGACCCGTCCCCGAATACTTGCAGTACTTCGGTCGGGCAACCGGCGGTGGCGCTGGTGGCCGAGGTCTGGGTGGTGCCGGGGACTCCCGGCTTGTTGCCGGCATTGGTCTTCTGCTCGCTCTCGAACAGCTTGCTGACATCCTGGTAGAGATCCTTGGCGCCGCTCGACACCATGAAATCGGTCTGGGCTGTTTTCATCTCCGCCTTCAGGCTGTCCGACATTACCGACGAAAACGGACTGGCTGCGGTGGCCACCAGCGCCTTAGCCGCCTTGCAGTCATTCAACTGGAGCGAGTTCAGCCGGTCGGTGATTGCTTCAAGGGTCTTGATGGTGTCGGCCACCTGGGGGGCAAGGGTCTTCAGGGCGATGTCGAAGGCCGCTGCAGGAGCTGCCGACAGGATGTTCTGAA contains:
- a CDS encoding conjugal transfer protein TraH — its product is MRRTVYTRTTAACLAAAIALNPVLSWSGWVDDWVQQKSSTSPSYYEGSKRGYYTGGSFSARWANTDDHLFTASLPKLKSGCGGIDMFLGGFSFLNVDYLVQKLQNILSAAPAAAFDIALKTLAPQVADTIKTLEAITDRLNSLQLNDCKAAKALVATAASPFSSVMSDSLKAEMKTAQTDFMVSSGAKDLYQDVSKLFESEQKTNAGNKPGVPGTTQTSATSATAGCPTEVLQVFGDGSVLENLAGKKGMSSDYVKLVRGFIGDVVIQNPATTGTTYQAQYIPPCDKNNSFDSFISGSAQGRDTAGACADITDANKNLMVYVAGKMQSIAGKIKSKTALTADEEAFLKSTPLSVGLILKNATATNTEGEVIGKLAELTARAYGYYMLLDLFGRAVQLQEMARNIMSTQKGNKAGASPETCQLALLGEGMQHIQTLEEKTLQLLTVAQQSYANAASEINAVEMIVQNMKKFDDTVFSELSDRFGKGIALRATGRI